One Lysobacter enzymogenes DNA segment encodes these proteins:
- a CDS encoding nucleoside hydrolase — MTDRIPLLIDTDPGVDDALALLMAFNDPHHQIVGLTIAAGNVGLKHTVANALKLCEVAGQDIPVFAGADAPLLHPSPDAGYVHGQDGFGDVGYEAAKRQVEAEHAALAIIRLSHQHAGKLLLVALGPLTNVALALKLDPTLPQRIARLVVMGGAVTCQGNITPAAEFNIYFDPEAAHIVFEAFERIDLADWEAVMAHGLHHDRVVGWLAAGAERGRFYERISEKTRLWSIDRRGDEWHAADALAMAFALEPDGALDVQDRPVSIELDGTHSRGATVVDWRRQEGRADKVSILMKYDQARFERLIAAALAAG; from the coding sequence ATGACCGATCGCATTCCCCTGCTCATCGACACCGACCCCGGCGTGGACGACGCCCTGGCGCTGCTGATGGCGTTCAACGACCCGCACCACCAGATCGTCGGCCTGACCATCGCCGCCGGCAACGTCGGCCTCAAGCACACCGTGGCCAACGCGCTGAAGCTGTGCGAAGTGGCCGGCCAGGACATCCCGGTGTTCGCCGGCGCCGACGCGCCGCTGCTGCATCCTTCGCCCGACGCCGGCTACGTGCACGGCCAGGACGGTTTCGGCGACGTCGGCTATGAGGCGGCCAAGCGCCAGGTCGAAGCCGAGCATGCGGCGCTGGCGATCATCCGCCTCTCGCACCAGCATGCCGGCAAGTTGCTGCTGGTCGCGCTGGGCCCGCTGACCAACGTCGCGCTCGCGCTCAAGCTCGATCCGACCTTGCCGCAGCGCATTGCGCGCCTGGTGGTGATGGGCGGCGCGGTGACCTGCCAGGGCAACATCACCCCGGCGGCGGAGTTCAACATCTACTTCGATCCGGAAGCCGCGCACATCGTGTTCGAGGCGTTCGAGCGCATCGACCTGGCCGATTGGGAAGCGGTGATGGCGCACGGCCTGCACCACGACCGCGTGGTCGGCTGGCTCGCCGCCGGCGCCGAGCGCGGCCGTTTCTACGAGCGCATTTCCGAGAAGACCCGGCTGTGGTCGATCGACCGCCGCGGCGACGAGTGGCATGCGGCCGATGCGTTGGCGATGGCGTTCGCGCTCGAACCCGACGGCGCGCTGGACGTGCAGGACCGGCCGGTGTCGATCGAACTGGACGGCACCCACAGCCGCGGCGCGACCGTGGTCGACTGGCGCCGGCAGGAAGGGCGCGCGGACAAGGTGTCGATCCTGATGAAATACGATCAGGCCCGGTTCGAGCGCTTGATCGCGGCGGCGCTGGCCGCGGGCTGA
- a CDS encoding penicillin-binding protein 1A → MSRLRRWLRWALYAFIGAALLGAIALGTLYYLIVPKLPDVETLRTIELQEPMYVYARDGRLMAMFGETRRYPVAIEDVPDRLKNAFIAIEDSRFYTHHGIDYKGIARAVWLLATTDDKRVPGGSTITQQVARQYFLSSEYSYKRKLGEMLLAMRMERELSKDEIFELYLNKSFFGNRAYGVGAAAEFYYGKKMNELSLDEMASLAGIPKFPSSGNPLSNPDRAKIRRDYILDRMAEQNFVTRAEADAAKTVAMHASPHERPVEVYAPYVAEMVRQEMVARYGAEALTKGYHVTTTIDPELQTAADKAIRDGLSVYDRRHGWHGVEQHFELAPSEDATAAKVRLRGIPAQANLLPAVVLSTAGGQASVVLGDGTELALSEKQGFLGRSPGSLLKRGDLVRVARIETAAPAPAAKPGETAAQPAAAPTAPPTISYRLDQLPQAQAALVSLEPGNGALRALSGGYSFAGAKFNRATQARRQPGSSFKPFVYAASFERGYNPASIVLDAPVVFKDRRGHLWRPQNDGGNFAGPMRVREAMVQSRNLVSVRLLDAIGVDFARKYISHFGFDIEQLPPNLSMSLGTASLTPLSVARGYATFANGGFRIDPWFIDEVKDRAGAVVFKEKPATACPQCVGRGGTASAALPANNVVDGFDLGPAPGAVADARKPDPKKDKKDKAKPEEPAKKLTPEEIAQIKVAPRAIDDRIAYQIVSMLRDVVKRGTGTAAKVLGRDDVGGKTGSTNDHRDAWFSGFGGPYVTTVWVGRDNYKSLGYREYGGKAALPIWIDYMRVALKDQPIRDNEPPEGMVKVSVGASGALIPDGAGGIVEWVKAEDLERMQTYTDYGSEDQAPSEESFDIF, encoded by the coding sequence ATGTCCCGACTTCGCCGTTGGCTGCGCTGGGCGCTGTACGCGTTCATCGGCGCGGCCCTGCTGGGCGCGATCGCGCTCGGCACGCTGTACTACCTGATCGTGCCCAAGCTGCCGGACGTTGAGACCCTGCGCACGATCGAGCTGCAGGAGCCGATGTACGTCTACGCCCGCGACGGCCGCCTGATGGCGATGTTCGGCGAGACCCGGCGCTACCCGGTGGCGATCGAGGACGTGCCCGACCGGCTCAAGAACGCGTTCATCGCGATCGAAGACTCGCGCTTCTACACCCACCACGGCATCGACTACAAAGGCATCGCGCGCGCGGTGTGGCTGCTGGCCACCACCGACGACAAGCGCGTGCCCGGCGGCTCGACCATCACCCAGCAGGTCGCGCGCCAGTACTTCCTGAGCTCGGAGTACAGCTACAAGCGCAAGCTCGGCGAAATGCTGCTGGCGATGCGCATGGAGCGCGAGCTGAGCAAGGACGAGATCTTCGAGCTGTACTTGAACAAGAGCTTCTTCGGCAACCGCGCCTACGGCGTCGGCGCCGCCGCCGAGTTCTACTACGGCAAGAAGATGAACGAGCTGAGCCTGGACGAGATGGCCTCGCTCGCCGGCATCCCGAAGTTCCCGTCCAGCGGCAATCCGCTGAGCAATCCCGACCGCGCCAAGATCCGCCGCGACTACATCCTCGACCGCATGGCCGAGCAGAACTTCGTCACCCGCGCCGAGGCCGACGCGGCCAAGACGGTGGCGATGCACGCCAGCCCGCACGAGCGTCCGGTCGAGGTGTACGCGCCGTACGTGGCCGAAATGGTGCGCCAGGAAATGGTCGCCCGTTACGGCGCCGAAGCGCTGACCAAGGGCTACCACGTCACCACCACCATCGACCCGGAGCTGCAGACCGCGGCCGACAAGGCGATCCGCGACGGCCTGTCGGTGTACGACCGCCGCCACGGCTGGCACGGCGTGGAGCAGCACTTCGAACTGGCCCCGAGCGAAGACGCCACCGCCGCCAAGGTGCGCCTGCGCGGCATCCCGGCCCAGGCCAACCTGTTGCCGGCGGTGGTGCTGTCGACGGCCGGCGGCCAGGCCAGCGTGGTGCTCGGCGACGGCACCGAACTCGCGCTGAGCGAGAAACAAGGCTTCCTCGGCCGCAGCCCGGGCAGCCTGCTCAAGCGCGGCGATCTGGTGCGGGTGGCGCGGATCGAGACCGCCGCGCCGGCGCCCGCGGCCAAGCCCGGCGAAACCGCCGCGCAGCCGGCGGCGGCGCCGACTGCGCCGCCGACCATCAGCTACCGCCTCGATCAGTTGCCGCAGGCGCAGGCCGCTCTGGTCTCGCTGGAACCGGGCAACGGCGCGTTGCGCGCGCTGTCCGGCGGCTACAGCTTCGCCGGCGCCAAGTTCAACCGCGCCACCCAGGCGCGGCGCCAGCCGGGTTCGAGCTTCAAGCCGTTCGTGTACGCCGCCTCGTTCGAGCGCGGCTACAACCCGGCCTCGATCGTGCTCGACGCCCCGGTGGTGTTCAAGGACCGCCGCGGCCACCTGTGGCGCCCGCAGAACGACGGCGGCAACTTCGCCGGCCCGATGCGCGTGCGCGAGGCGATGGTGCAGTCGCGCAACCTGGTCTCGGTGCGCCTGCTCGACGCCATCGGCGTCGACTTCGCGCGCAAGTACATCAGCCACTTCGGCTTCGACATCGAGCAACTGCCGCCGAACCTGTCGATGTCGCTGGGCACCGCCTCGCTGACCCCGCTGTCGGTCGCGCGCGGCTACGCCACCTTCGCCAACGGCGGTTTCCGCATCGATCCGTGGTTCATCGACGAGGTCAAGGACCGCGCCGGCGCGGTGGTGTTCAAGGAAAAGCCCGCCACCGCCTGCCCGCAGTGCGTCGGCCGCGGCGGCACCGCCAGCGCGGCGCTGCCGGCCAACAACGTCGTCGACGGCTTCGACCTGGGCCCGGCGCCGGGCGCGGTCGCCGACGCCAGGAAGCCCGATCCGAAGAAGGACAAGAAGGACAAGGCCAAGCCCGAGGAGCCGGCGAAGAAGCTCACGCCGGAAGAGATCGCGCAGATCAAGGTCGCGCCGCGCGCGATCGACGACCGCATCGCCTACCAGATCGTCTCGATGCTGCGCGACGTGGTCAAGCGCGGCACCGGCACCGCGGCCAAGGTGCTCGGCCGCGACGACGTCGGCGGCAAGACCGGCTCGACCAACGACCACCGCGACGCCTGGTTCTCCGGCTTCGGCGGCCCCTACGTCACCACCGTCTGGGTCGGCCGCGACAACTACAAGTCGCTGGGCTATCGCGAGTACGGCGGCAAGGCCGCGCTGCCGATCTGGATCGACTACATGCGCGTGGCGCTCAAGGACCAGCCGATCCGCGACAACGAACCGCCGGAGGGCATGGTCAAGGTCTCCGTCGGCGCCAGCGGCGCGCTGATTCCCGACGGCGCCGGCGGCATCGTCGAGTGGGTCAAGGCCGAGGACCTGGAGCGGATGCAGACCTACACCGACTACGGCAGCGAAGACCAGGCGCCGTCGGAAGAGTCGTTCGACATCTTCTGA
- a CDS encoding type B 50S ribosomal protein L31 — protein sequence MKAGIHPEYRDVVFQDVTTDFQILTRSTLSSKETIKLDGAEYPLIKVDISSASHPFYTGKHKIMDTSGRVDKFRKRYGAQK from the coding sequence ATGAAGGCAGGCATCCATCCCGAATACCGCGACGTCGTGTTCCAGGACGTCACCACCGATTTCCAGATCCTGACCCGTTCGACCCTGTCGAGCAAGGAAACGATCAAGCTCGACGGCGCCGAGTATCCGCTGATCAAGGTCGATATCTCGTCGGCCTCGCACCCGTTCTACACGGGCAAGCACAAGATCATGGATACCAGCGGTCGCGTCGACAAGTTCCGCAAGCGTTACGGCGCGCAGAAGTAA
- a CDS encoding pilus assembly protein PilM, translated as MGLITKSQPALVGVDISSTAVKLLQLSRAGNRYRVEHYAVEPLPPNAVVEKNIVEVEAVGEAIKRAVARSGTRAKHAAAAVAGSSVITRVIGMPADLDEDDLESQVELEAANYVPYPIDEVNHDFEVLGPMPGSPDMIQVLLAASRSENVEVRASALELGGLTPRVMDVEAFAIENAFALLADTLSGPRDGLVALVDSGATMTTLNVLRNGRSLYHREQVFGGKQLTDEVMRRYGLSYEEAGLAKRQGGLPESYQAEVLEPFKEAMVQQVSRLLQFFYAGSEFNRVDQIVLAGGGASIPRIAEMVEEQLGIPTTVANPLAHMTLGPRVQAHALAQDAPALMIACGLALRSFD; from the coding sequence GTGGGACTCATCACAAAAAGCCAGCCGGCTCTCGTCGGCGTGGACATCAGTTCGACCGCGGTAAAGTTGCTGCAACTTTCGCGTGCGGGCAATCGCTACCGCGTTGAGCATTACGCGGTCGAGCCGTTGCCGCCGAACGCGGTGGTGGAAAAGAACATCGTCGAGGTCGAAGCGGTGGGCGAGGCGATCAAACGCGCCGTGGCCCGCTCGGGGACCCGCGCCAAGCACGCCGCCGCGGCGGTCGCCGGTTCCTCGGTGATCACCCGCGTCATCGGCATGCCGGCCGACCTGGACGAGGACGATCTGGAGTCGCAGGTCGAGCTGGAAGCGGCGAACTACGTGCCGTATCCGATCGACGAGGTCAACCACGATTTCGAAGTGCTCGGCCCGATGCCGGGCAGCCCGGACATGATCCAGGTGCTGCTCGCCGCGTCGCGTTCGGAGAACGTGGAAGTGCGCGCCTCGGCGCTGGAGCTCGGCGGCCTGACCCCGCGGGTCATGGACGTGGAAGCCTTCGCGATCGAGAACGCGTTCGCGCTGCTCGCCGACACCCTCAGCGGGCCGCGCGACGGCCTGGTCGCCCTGGTCGACTCGGGCGCGACCATGACCACGCTCAACGTCCTGCGCAACGGCCGCAGCCTCTATCACCGCGAGCAGGTGTTCGGCGGCAAGCAGCTGACCGACGAGGTCATGCGCCGTTACGGCCTGAGCTACGAGGAAGCCGGCCTGGCCAAGCGCCAGGGCGGGCTGCCGGAGAGCTACCAGGCCGAGGTGTTGGAGCCGTTCAAGGAAGCCATGGTCCAGCAGGTCAGCCGCCTGCTGCAGTTCTTCTACGCCGGCAGCGAGTTCAACCGCGTCGACCAGATCGTCCTGGCCGGCGGCGGCGCCTCGATCCCGCGCATCGCCGAGATGGTCGAAGAGCAGCTCGGCATCCCGACCACGGTGGCCAATCCGCTCGCGCACATGACCCTGGGGCCGCGCGTGCAGGCGCACGCGCTGGCGCAGGACGCTCCCGCGCTGATGATCGCCTGCGGCCTGGCCCTGAGGAGCTTCGACTGA
- a CDS encoding citrate synthase has product MSEDSNKRLDQVSVTAGDKNFALPVQHPTLGASCVDIGKLPKETGMFTYDPGFTATASCKSAITYIDGDAGVLLYRGYPIEQLAEKSNFLEVAYLLMNGELPTAGEFSKFEHEVTHHTMMHEAFRTFLYGFRHDAHPMAMLVGMLGSMASFYHNELDLEDPEQRRLAAIRLIAKVPTIAAACHRYSIGWPIRYPKNSLDYTTRFLHMLFEVPSEPLELSPVAAKAMDLLFILHADHEQNASTSTVRLVGSTGANPYVSVASGVAALWGPAHGGANEAVLKMLNEIGRPENVKSAVEKAKDKESGFRLMGFGHRVYKNYDPRAALVRKMTHDVLGELGINDPLLDVAMKLEEAALKDDYFVQRKLYPNVDFYSGIIYKALGIPVEMFTVMFAIARTAGWVSHWLEQQNDPENKIGRPRQIYTGHGVRDYVAADKR; this is encoded by the coding sequence GTGTCCGAAGATTCCAACAAACGCCTGGACCAGGTGAGCGTCACCGCCGGCGATAAGAACTTTGCCCTGCCGGTGCAGCATCCCACCCTCGGCGCCTCCTGCGTCGACATCGGCAAGCTGCCGAAGGAAACCGGGATGTTCACCTACGACCCGGGCTTCACCGCGACGGCGAGCTGCAAGTCGGCCATCACCTACATCGACGGCGACGCCGGCGTGCTGCTGTACCGCGGCTACCCGATCGAGCAGTTGGCCGAGAAGTCGAACTTCCTCGAAGTCGCCTACCTGCTGATGAACGGCGAACTGCCGACCGCGGGCGAATTCTCCAAGTTCGAGCACGAGGTCACGCATCACACGATGATGCACGAGGCCTTCCGCACCTTCCTCTACGGTTTCCGCCACGACGCCCATCCGATGGCGATGCTGGTCGGCATGCTCGGCTCGATGGCGAGCTTCTACCACAACGAACTCGACCTGGAAGATCCGGAGCAGCGCCGCCTGGCCGCGATCCGTCTGATCGCCAAGGTCCCGACCATCGCCGCCGCCTGCCACCGCTATTCGATCGGCTGGCCGATCCGCTATCCCAAGAACAGCCTCGACTACACCACGCGCTTCCTGCACATGCTGTTCGAAGTGCCGAGCGAGCCGCTGGAGCTGAGCCCGGTCGCCGCCAAGGCGATGGACCTGCTGTTCATCCTGCACGCCGACCACGAGCAGAACGCCTCGACCTCGACCGTGCGTCTGGTCGGTTCCACCGGCGCCAACCCGTACGTGAGCGTCGCCTCGGGCGTCGCCGCGTTGTGGGGACCGGCGCACGGCGGCGCCAACGAAGCCGTGCTCAAGATGCTCAACGAGATCGGCCGTCCGGAGAACGTCAAGTCGGCGGTCGAAAAGGCCAAGGACAAGGAATCGGGCTTCCGCCTGATGGGCTTCGGCCACCGCGTCTACAAGAACTACGACCCGCGCGCCGCGCTGGTGCGCAAGATGACCCACGACGTGCTCGGCGAGCTGGGCATCAACGACCCGCTGCTGGACGTGGCGATGAAGCTGGAAGAGGCGGCGCTGAAGGACGACTACTTCGTCCAGCGCAAGCTCTACCCGAACGTCGACTTCTACTCCGGCATCATCTACAAGGCGCTCGGCATTCCGGTCGAGATGTTCACCGTCATGTTCGCCATCGCCCGCACCGCCGGCTGGGTGTCGCATTGGCTGGAACAGCAGAACGATCCGGAAAACAAGATCGGCCGTCCGCGCCAGATCTACACCGGCCACGGCGTGCGCGACTACGTCGCCGCCGACAAGCGCTGA
- a CDS encoding DUF6053 domain-containing protein → MLRAVVGRPSDPTLRAVVGGPSVPTLRAVVGGPSGPTLSGQVAAIRNKSIRPEGPPATA, encoded by the coding sequence ATGCTTCGAGCGGTTGTGGGAAGGCCTTCAGACCCGACGCTCCGAGCGGTTGTGGGAGGGCCTTCAGTCCCGACGCTCCGAGCGGTTGTGGGAGGGCCTTCAGGCCCGACGCTTTCCGGTCAGGTCGCGGCGATCAGAAACAAGAGCATCCGGCCTGAAGGCCCTCCCGCAACCGCCTGA